TCTTCAGGCGAAATTGATTTACCAATATTTAACACATTATTTTTTGCTGTATTAGAATCAAATAATTGATCTAGTTTTAATTTTGCAATTTTAGTTGTTCTCGTTAAAACACCATTTACATAAGTATTCAAAGACTTTGATGGAATATCAATTACAACTACCAAGTGAACCCATTTATTAGTTTCTAAAACGGGGCCATCAGTCTTATACTTTTCTCCTATTGTCGTAATTTCTGTTTGCAGATTAGATTTTTCTTTACTTCCAGTTGGAGCAACAAAAAAATGGGTTTTAGTATTCTTTCCAAAATCAAAAAAATGCTGATTTCGCTGATCAGAAAGCAAATAAATCCATCCTGAAATACTTAACGATTCTTCATTTGCAAATACACTTCCTGGAATCGTAACATAAGCATTACTGCCTGCTGTCAAAGAAAGTACTTTTCCAAATTGAGCATCATTCTCAAATTTCACTTTTGACTCTACTGTTGTACCATGCAGATTATTTCGAGACCAATCCTTTACATCGCCATCAAACACATAACGAGCAATCAATCCTGTTTCGCCAATGCCATCCAGAATCTGATCTCCACCTTGTGCCCACAAAGCAGTTGTTGGTATGGAGCCAAAACTCAACAATGTAAATAGTAATAGTCTAGATAATTTCATATTCAAAAAAATTTAATATTTGGTTTTACTTTAAGCCAGAAGAGTTTAAAACATATCTAATTGTGTAAAATTCACATTTATCAAAAATAGCCAATAATTCTTAGCTTATTGAATGTTTTAACAATTGTAAAATTAGAAGCAATTAGCAAAATAATCCAACCATATTTTATCCTAAGCCAATACTATATTATCTTAAATTAAACATTTTAACAGTTTTATAGAATAATTCAGATATTTATTTAACTAAAAAAATCACTGTAGACCATTCACATTTTTATTGGAAATAACATATTTATATAAATAATCTTTTTTTGATACAATTTATTCTAATTGTAAAACCTTCATTATAAAATGGTTATTTCACTATTCTTTTGAACTTTAGCATTTCTTAGATTATAAAATAAAAAAACACGGCCTCTTCCTCTTGATAAAATATTGATTTATGTAATTGCAGTTTGTACTTTTGCCTCTATGAATGATAATTTTATAAATGAATATTTCGGCATAGGAATACAAAATGGAAAAACGCCTGAGAATTTAGGCGTTTTATGGCGATCAGCTCAAAACTTAGGCGCTACTTTTATATTTACCATAGGAAATCGATATGCAAAACAAGCTTGTGATACTCATGATGCCGTGAAAGCAATTCCTTATTTCCATTATGATACTTTTGAAGCTTTTTTCGAAAATTTACCTAAAGGAGCACGATTGGTTGGTGTTGAGTTAACGGATAAAGCTGTTGACTTAGAAACATTCGAACATCCAAGGCGATGTGTTTATCTACTTGGAGCTGAGGATCATGGTTTATCTAAAAAATCAATGGAAAAATGCCATCATCTGGTAAAATTTAAATCTGAAAAAAGTTTAAATGTCGCTGTGGCAGGGACGATCATCATGTACGATAGAAATTTACCTAAGCCAAGATCTTAAAAATAAGAAAGAGCTGAAACGTTGCTTATGTTTCAGCTCTTTTATGCATTATTACATTCTTTACTTTCCAATACTGAAACCAACAAGGATTAAACAATGTTAAAATCGAATTTTGGTATTTAAAAATCTGATTTCATTAGTACAAAACATTATTTGTTATAGAAATCTTTAATCAAGTCAGCCATCTTTAAATGGTATTCTTCCAGTAAAAAATGACCGCCATCTAATTGATGAATTTCAGCATTTGGTAAATTATTTCGATATGCCCATCCACCAGCTTCTATAAACATCTTGTCATTTTTCCCCCATATAATTAACATCTTAGGCTGCATTTTTTTAAAGTAATCCTGCCATTCCTTATATAAAGCGATATTAGTTCCATAATTTTTAAACAAAGCCAGCTGGATCAAATCATTTCCCAGCCGATTTAAGTAATATTGGTCTAAAGAATAACTGTCCGGACTGATTTTTTCGGGTTCAGAAGCACCGTCTAAATACGTCCATCTGGTAGCTTCAAATTCAAGGAACTTTCTAGCGCCTCGTTCTGCTTCGTCCGTATCATTTTCAATATAAGCTGCAAGCGGAGCAAGTGCTTCTCCTAAGCCTTCTATATAAGCATTTGCATTCTGTACAATAAAAGACTGAACCAGTTCCGGTCTGCGTGAGGCAATTCTATATCCTATTGGACCTCCATAATCCTGCACATAAAAATTGATATTCTTAAGCTTAAGCGCATCAATAAAAGCTTCAATTACAATTGATAAATTATCAAATGTGTATTGAAATTCTTTTACATCTGGAGCATCACTCTGTCCAAATCCTGGATAATCAGGTGCTATTAAATAAAATGAATCAGAAAGCTCATTCATGAGATCTCTGAACATGTGTGATGATGAAGGAAAACCGTGCAATAATAACAATACTGGTTTTTCTGGATTTCCTACCTGACGGTAAAAAATAGTAACTCCGTTAATTTCTACATTCTTGTAATAAACTTGATTTTTCATACTAAATATGGCTTTATCAGTACTAAACTGCTGTGTCTAATAGTTAATCAAACACATTGTACTGAAATTAAACTTTCAAATTTCTCCTTTCTAAAAATGCATTTAGTAGTCATATTTTCCCTAATAGATAGCAATTTTTCCTTTTAAACATTCTTCTAAGAATTCGACGAAAGAAGTACACAAATCTCATAATCAAACCATTGTAAAGAACAGGATTGCGATTTACGTTATATCGGCGAAATCTTTCTATAAGTCTTTCTATTTCGTCAAAAAAAAAACCTCAGAAAACTAGCGAACCTACAGTTTACAGTAGTTGACAACAAAAGGATCAAAAATTGGCTATTGAATCCTGAGTATCTGTAATGATATTCTTAACATAACTGAAATAATAATTCAAAAACTTAAATTCATGAAAGATGTCGTACAATTAAAAAAGAGCTTAGGAATAATACTGTTTATTCTTTTACTATCACTATCAGTAAATACTGTATCTGCTCAAAAGCAGGTGAAAAATATTGTATTGGTACACGGTGCATTTGCTGACGGTTCTGGCTGGGAAGAAGTCTATAAAATCTTAAAAAAGAAAGGTTTTAATGTCAGCATTACGGCTAATCCTAATACTTCATTTACTGAAGATGTGGCCGCCGCAAAACGATCCATTGACCGTATAGAAGGACAAATTATACTTGTTGGCCATTCTTATGGCGGTGCTATTATTACAGAAGCTGGAGACTCTGATAAAGTTGCGGGTCTGGTTTACATTGCTGCTTTTGTACCAGACGCAGGGGAAACATTATTACAACTGGTGAAAAGTGGTCCTCCAACACCAAACTCTGGAATTGAAGCGCCAACCGCTGACGGTTTTATATGGTATGGAAAAGCAAAATTTCATTCTGGATTCTGTGCTGATTTAAGTAAAGAAAAAGCTGATTTTCTCTATGATTCACAAGTTCCAATCGCTGCGTCAGCATTTGTAGCGCCCATCACCAAAGCTTCCTGGAAAAATAAACCTTCTTGGTATATCGTTGCAACAGATGATCAAACCGTTCCTATTGAAGGAGCACGATTCATGGCAAAAAGAGCCCATTCTAAAGTGACTGAAATAAAAGCAAGTCACGCTGTTTATGTTTCACAAGCTAAAGCCGTAGCTGATGTTATAGTGCGTGCAGCCAATGAAAGTTTAAAATAATCGTAACTAATTATAATAAATTAAATCATGAAAAAAATTCTATCAACAGTACTTTTAGTAGTAGGAACAACGGCTCTATTAGCACAAAAACCTAGTCCAAGTTTATTAAACCCAACCAATCATGCCTTGATTCTAATTGACTATCAAAGTCAAATGGCGTTTGCAACAAAAAATATAGATTCTGAATTATTAAGAAACAATGCGGCATTAGTAGCAGGTACATCAAAAATATTTAATATTCCAACTGTAGTTACTACAGTAGCCGAAACAACTTTCAGCGGACCTGTATTTCCAGAGATACAAGAATTCTATCCTAAAGCCTCCTCAAATTATATCGACCGTACAACTATGAATTGCTGGGAAGATGTCAACGCTCAAAAAGCGGCGACAAGCAAAGGTAAAAAGACATTAGTTATGGGAGGTTTATGGACCAGTGTCTGCATTGTTGGTCCAGTATTGTCTGCCATTAACGAAGGCTACACTGTTTATGTTATCACAGATGCCAGCGGAGATGTCTCAAAAGAAGCACACGAAATGGCCGTTACAAGAATGGTACAAGCGGGTGCCCGACCAATTACTTCATTGCAATATATTTTGGAATTACAGCGTGACTGGGCTAGAAGTGAAACTTACAAACCAGTAACCGATTTAATCGTGAAATATGGAGGTGCGTATGGAATTGGAATTCAGTATGCCCGTACAGTTATAAAACACTAAAATCTAAATTACAATAGTCAGAGACTGATTAAATCGTCTCTGACTTTAATTTTAATTACAACTGATATCCAAAAACTATGAAAAAAAGATTTTTCGCATTTATGTGCAAAAATGGCGTTTTGAGCCATTTTGGTTTACTTTTCTTTAGAGTAGCCATAGCTTTAGAACTATTAATAGCGCACGGTTTAAAAAAAATCGGCATAGGTGTGACAATGGCTGAAATAGTGCCGAATCCCTTAGGATTGCCAGATTTCTTCAATCAGGCTTTTGCTATTGTCGCTAATGTCATTATGCCTTTATTTATCGCTGTAGGATTATTTACAAAAGTGGCCACACTCCCTATTTTAGCAATAACTTTAAGCGGGTATTTTATGGTTCATTTCAACGATCCAATAGCCGTGAAAGATGTTCCTTTTATTTATAGCATCTGTTTCTTGTTTATAACAATTGTAGGGCCAGGGAAATATTCTCTTGATTACTATTTTTTAAACAAATAGAGTTTCACTTACTTTATCATTAAACCAATTTTTGTCTGCTTTTCTGAATTCCCTTTAGTGGAAAAAAAATTCCCCTTTTTATTGATTCAAGCTGTTTACACCTAATTTTTTCATTTTAGAGTATAAAGTCGAAGCTGGAATATTCAAGATCTCAGCTGCACCGCCTTTTCCTGAAATTTTCCCTTTGCATCTTTTTAAAATATACGTGATATAATCCCGTTCATTGTCATGAATGCTTTGAACTAAGAATTCCTGTGTCTTTTCTTCACTTGAACTTTTAGAAGCATTTGGCAGCGGAATTTCTTTAATTACTGAATCAGCATTTAGTAAAATAGCACGCTGCACAATATGTTCCAACTCTCTTATATTTCCAGGCCAGTCATAAGTTATCAACTGCTGTAAAGCCTGATCTGTAATCTGAGGTATTTTTATGGCTGAAGATTTACTAAATGAATCCATAAAATGGGATACCAATGCTGGAATATCATCCCTTCTTTCTCTAAGTGCAGGAACAGTAATAGGGAAAACATGAAGTCTGTAATACAAATCAAGTCTGAAACGGCCTGCTGCTATTTCCTCTTCCAAATTACGGTTGGTTGCTGCGATAATCCTAACATTAACTTTAATAGGCAGATTGCTTCCTACTCTCTCAATTTCTTTTTCCTGCAGTACTCTCAGGAGTTTTATCTGCATCAGCATTGGCATTTCTCCAATTTCATCTAGAAATATGGTACCGCCTTCTGCTGCTTCAAATTTTCCAATTCTTCTTTCCAGTGCTCCAGTAAAAGCTCCTTTTTCATGACCAAAAAAAAGTGATTCTGCCAAGTTATCAGGAACCGCTCCACAATTTATCACAACAAACGGTTTATTTTTCCTAGGCGATAACTGATGAATACTTTGCGCTACTTTTTCTTTTCCTGTACCACTTTCTCCCAGTATTAAAACCGAAGTATCAGAATGTGCTACTTTTTGAATGTGGTCAAAAACAGTAAGTATTTTTTCACTGCTCCCAATCATAGAACAAAATTCAGGAGAATTTATTTCTGTCTTAACTGGTATTTTTTTCTTTATAGTGCTAACAGGTTTGTCACTTTTTAAATCATTCCTTTTAACCACAAACTTCGCTAATATGGTTTCCAATTTGGTTAAAATTGACAAATGATCATTGGTATAAACAGCTGGATTTCTGCTAAAAAAGAAAAAGTTAAAAACACCTCTATTTTCGATACGTACGGGAAGAGCTAGAAATGATTTAAGTCCAAAGGATTGTATAACCATCCTCTTAATTGGAGAATTTTGAAATACATGATTAAAAACATCTCCTTCGTAAATTTTCGGGAATTCAAGCTTAGGAGAATTTTCTTTTAGATCCAATAATTCCTGTTTGCTTTTACCTGTTATCTTAGAGAATTTTTCATGATCAATAACTTCATAATTATCAAAATTCTTTCGCATCAAACCTAGAGGATTTGGATCATCTTTCACATAACCAGCTCGAATGTAATCGAATGGTACATAAGTCTGCAGCTCCTTAGCAAGCTCCACTAATGCATGTTCCCATTTTAAAGTGGAACAAGTAATGGTTTCAATACTTTCTTTCAAGATATTTTCCTGCTGTGATTGGGATTCGATCGAATGTCTATGACGATAGGAAGCTATTTCTAAAGTAATCAAGACATCTTTAGGCCTAAAAGGTTTCACTATAAAACCGTAAGGATGTGTCTTTTTTGCTTCCTCCAATATTGATTTATTAGAATTTGCAGATAAATATATAAAACCTATATGGTTCTTATTTAGTTCTCTAGCCAGATCAATACCTGTTTCCTTTCCTCTCAAACGGATGTCTAAGAAAACCAGATCTGGCCTTTCCTGTTCGATCAATTCTAAAGCTTGAGATACTGATTTAGCAACACCTATCACTTGGTAATCTGCTTTCTGAAGTATATATCGTAAATCATTTGCCTCAATAAACTGATCTTCAACAATAAGTATTTTCATCTGATCATTTGCAGCATTTTTTTGAAATTCCATACGCTATATTTTAGGGGGAACAGAGGCACTTTCCATTAATGAATTAAGGAAATAAAGATAATAAGCATTTTATTAATAAAATAGAAAACGAGTAAAAAAAGGTTCTTTTATTGTAATGCTAAATTATTCCTTGAATTTTATCAAAATAATAAAAATCAAACTGACAATCAATAATTTACAAAAACAAAACTCTTATAAATAAATTTTATTTAATCTTAAAGCCATACTTTTGATTGTGCCCTTTTTAGTTTAATTTTAACAGTTCCTTAAAACAAGAATTAATCCTCTTTTATAAACATGAAGGCATTCCATTTTTTGATTTTTTTTATAGTTATCTCTTTTCAAGGTCAGAGTCAGGGTAAATTAAATAAAGTCTCTTACAATATCGACAAACAGAGACTTCTTATAAAATCAACTGCCATGTATTTGTCTTCGGTAAGTCAGGGAACTATTGATATTGACAGCGCCATGGTCTTAGCGTGTACTGCAAACAAACTTCCTGTTTCATTTTCATTTGATGAAAATTATAATGATGATGAAGGAGAATCGCAGCGCGCTATCAAAATGGTGGATCAAAATAATATACCTGCTGCCCTTAAACTACTTCCTAAATTAGAAAAAACAGAACAAATAAAGCTGTTTTTGCATTTGGGAAGTTACTATCTTTTTATGCCGGGCGAAAAAAAGCACGATCTTAAAATATCACTTTCTTACATCAAACAAGCTATTGATTTGAGTAACAGCCTTGGTATTTTAAAATGGAAACTTCAAAGCAATACATTATTAGCGAAATATTATACTCAGGCAGATAATGCGTCTGAAAGTAAAAGACTCTTTTCTAAAGTTGTAAACGAAAATAGAATATTAAAAGATCCAAAATCTTTAGCAGATATTTTAAATAATCAAGGAACTTATCTTGCAATAAATGATCCCGATAAAGAAAAAATCTTGACAGAAGCAATGTCTATTTATAAATCTTTACATCAGAAAGAATTAGAGATTGAAGTGCTCATGAAGATTCTTACCATTCATTTTTGGGCAGGTAATATCGATCTTGCTGAAAAAGAGCTTTTAAAAGCCTTGGAACTCCAAAAACAAATAGGATTTCTACATACACATTATACCACAGCTCCACTAGCCTATATATACACCATCAAAAATGATTTGAAAAAAGCACTTGTTTATGCCATTGAAGGCACAAAAACAATGGAAGGGACTAATGACCTGATTTGCGCCGACAATTTTTATCTTCGTTTGGGAAGCGTCTATAGTGCATTAGAGCATAATGAAGAAGCTATAAATTTATTTAAAAAAAGTTTTAATAAACGTACAAAAGGAATCAACAGTGGCAGCTGGTATAAAAGTTTATATCTAATAATTCAAACACTCTGTCTGGAAAAAAAATACAAAGAAGCCCTTCATTATATTGCTTTAACAGATAATTATCCTCCAACCAATACTTTAGATTCTTATTATCTTTCTTATGCTAAAGCAACTTCATATGAAGAAATGAAAAATTATGCAAAAGCAGAGAAATTCTATATCGAAATGGATAAATATGCCCAAATGATAATTACACCTAAAACAGTAATTTCTATATTATTTGGTTATACAAAAATGTCTTTGTTTTATGCTAAAAAAGGAAATGCTCTCAAAGCAGCAATCTACGCTGATAAAGTCGCCAGTTTAGCAGAAAAAATGAATCATACCGTAAAGTTTCAAGAACTAGAACTTGCCTTATTCAAAATAGACTCAATAAATGGAAATTATGCTTCTTCAATGAAACATTACCAGAATTTTACCAAAATTCATGATTCTCTCTATGATATAGCAAAGAACCGAAAAATTGAAGAGCTTAAAATTCAATACGAAACTTTGAAAAAGGAAGAAAGCATTAATACTTTAGAAGTTAAAAGTAAATTACAGGAAACCGAATTAGATAAATCAAAACTGCTGATTAACTTTTCTATTGGAATCATTTTACTGCTTTTCATTATAATTGGTTTGTTTTATAACCATTATCAATTGAAACAAAAAAACAATAAAAAATTAGAGCTTAAAGAAAAGGAAATCAGTCTTAAGAATAAAAGTCTTCAAAATTTAGTACTGGAAAAAGAATGGCTAATAAAAGAAATTCATCATCGAGTAAAAAACAATCTTCAGACCGTAATGAGTCTTCTCAATTCTCAGACCGAATTTATTGAAGACGACCTTGCACTTTCTACCATTAAGAGCAGTCAGCTTAGAATTCATGCGATGTCACTAATTCATCAAAAGCTTTATATGTCTGAAAATATCGCTTCTATCAATATGCCGATTTACATCAATGAATTAGTAGAATATTTAAGAGATTCTTTTCATTCTAATCAGCACATTCGTTTTGTGATTGATATAGAGGAACTGGAACTTGAAGTAACACAAGCTATTCCAGTGGGTTTAATTATAAACGAAGCGGTAACGAACGCCCTAAAATATGCTTTTCCCGACAACCGTGACGGAATCATTTCACTTTCATTAATTTCAACCGAGTCTGATCAGTATACTTTAACCGTAAAAGACAATGGAATAGGAATTCCGATAAATGACAATAAGGTAAAAACTTCTTTTGGCATGAGCCTTATAAAGGGTTTATGCGAAGATCTAGATGCTGTTTTTTCTATTGAAAATAATAATGGAACGGTAATTCAATTGACTTTTGAAAAAAATATTTTAGATGTGCAGGAAATAAGCTCTGACGAATTATAATAATCCAGAAAACATTAGAATATTATTTTTTAGAAAGAAGCGCTTCCAAATCTTTAATCTGCTGTTCAAGATCTGTAATATGTTTTTTCTGAAGATCAAATACTTCTTTAATTTCTGCAACAGTATAACGTTGTGTAATATGTTGTGGACAGTTCCAGTCGTAAGCTTTGATTTTAAAAATCATTATTTGTTCCGGACGAAACTTATAATCTTCTGGTTTTAGTTTTTCGAATAAATCCGGATTATCTTCAACGGATAAAATTTGTGCTTCTGCATACATCTTTAAACGGGCTCTGTGCGGATACGAAACCATAATAATAGCTACTTTTGGATTTTTGGAAATATTTCCGGCAGAAATATACTGTCTGTTGCCAACAAAATCAATAATTCCGATTGTATCAGCATCGATTACTTTTACAAATCCCTGCGGACCTCCTCGGTGCTGTATGTACGGATATTCATTTTCTCCATAAGAAGCCATATAAAAACTATCCTGACTTTCTATAAATGCCTTTTCAGAATCTGTCAATCCATCAGTATAAGACATCTTTTGCATTCGGTCGTAACTGCTTCTGCTTCCCTTTTTTTCCTGAATTTCTTTTATGGCATCGCTAAACGCTAATTCTTGATAATTCATAATGTTTTAAATTTAAACTAAAAAATAAAGTGTAACTGTTGCTCCAATTATTACTGCATTTCTTTTGATTAGTAGAATATTGACTTTTCCTTTACATGCGTTTCCTATAAAACCTCCTAAAATTGAACCCGCTATCATTACAAGAGCAAAAGGCCAGAAAATTAATCCTGATAAAACAAAAATAAGAATTGCAATTCCGTTATTAGCTCCAACTAATACCAATGCCAATCTTTCTAAAGTGTCGTTATTTTTGATTCCATAAAAACGATATAAAAGAAAAATAATCATTCCCATTCCTGCACCAAAATAACCACCGTAAACACCTAATATAAAAAGGGCTAACAATTTATAATTAGAATAATTGAACTCTTTCTGAACTGCAAAATTCTTATCAAAATACTCTTGTATGCGATTATAAAATGTAAAAAGAATCCAAGAACACAGCAACAAAAAAGGTGCTATAGTTTCAAAGACTTTATGCGAAAATGCGATTAAAAGAAAAGCTCCAGTTAAACCTCCAACTGTACAGGCAAAAAGCATATAACGAAAATGCTTGTTAGAGATTTCTGCTGTTTTCTTTGTTGGTTTTGCCGAAGCTAAAAAACCAGACCAAAGAATAATTGTCGTTGTTGCAGTCCCTGTAACCGGCTGAATTCCTCTAAAAATTAAGCTTGGAAAAATAATAAACCAGCCACCTCCAATAGAAACATTCACTGCTCCTCCAATAACGGCCATTAAAAATAAAAAGAAAAGTTCAGTATAGAGATTCATAACGACTTAAAATTTTAAATACCAGTACTTTATTATTTCATCTGCAATATCTTCTGCAAATTCTTCAAGTGCAAAATGGCCTGTTGGATAGAATACCAACTTGGAATAAATTAGATCTTCATGAAGCATTTGTGCTCCCTCTTTTTTGAATACCTCATCATTTTCTCCCCACACAATCAATGTTCTCGGCTGAAGCAGTTTTAAAAAATCCTGCCAGATGTCATAAAGAGCAACATTGGTTTTATAATCGCCTTTCAATTCCATTTGAATCGCTTTCACTCCTTCCCGATCCATTAAAAACTGATCCAAATTATAAGCCTCTGGAGAAATATTAGAAACATCCTGAACTCCGTTTAGATATTCCCATTTTGTATAATCATATTCAAAGAATCTTTTTAGTTTGATGAAACTTTCAAAATTAACTTCTCTATACAATCTGCTGACTTCTTTTAAAACATCTCCGACACCTTCATTGTAAATATTTCCATTCTGAAAAATAAGCATCTCAATCATTTCGGGACGCTTCATGAATACCCGCATTAAGATAGGAGCTCCATAATCGAAAAGATAAAAACTGGCTTTGTTTATCTTTAACTTTTCCAGAAAACGAGAAACAAGATTAGAATAGTTTTCAAAACTATATTTGAATACTTCCGGATTTGGAATATCGCTAAAACCAAACGCAGGCAAATCAGGAGCTATTACATAAAAATGTTTTGACAGCAACGGTATTACATTGCGAAACATGTGCGAAGAAGAAGGAAATCCGTGTAATAACAGCAAAACAGGATTTCCAATTTCTCCAGCTTCACGATA
This portion of the Flavobacterium panacagri genome encodes:
- a CDS encoding alpha/beta hydrolase, yielding MKDVVQLKKSLGIILFILLLSLSVNTVSAQKQVKNIVLVHGAFADGSGWEEVYKILKKKGFNVSITANPNTSFTEDVAAAKRSIDRIEGQIILVGHSYGGAIITEAGDSDKVAGLVYIAAFVPDAGETLLQLVKSGPPTPNSGIEAPTADGFIWYGKAKFHSGFCADLSKEKADFLYDSQVPIAASAFVAPITKASWKNKPSWYIVATDDQTVPIEGARFMAKRAHSKVTEIKASHAVYVSQAKAVADVIVRAANESLK
- a CDS encoding sulfite exporter TauE/SafE family protein, whose protein sequence is MNLYTELFFLFLMAVIGGAVNVSIGGGWFIIFPSLIFRGIQPVTGTATTTIILWSGFLASAKPTKKTAEISNKHFRYMLFACTVGGLTGAFLLIAFSHKVFETIAPFLLLCSWILFTFYNRIQEYFDKNFAVQKEFNYSNYKLLALFILGVYGGYFGAGMGMIIFLLYRFYGIKNNDTLERLALVLVGANNGIAILIFVLSGLIFWPFALVMIAGSILGGFIGNACKGKVNILLIKRNAVIIGATVTLYFLV
- a CDS encoding DoxX family protein, translated to MKKRFFAFMCKNGVLSHFGLLFFRVAIALELLIAHGLKKIGIGVTMAEIVPNPLGLPDFFNQAFAIVANVIMPLFIAVGLFTKVATLPILAITLSGYFMVHFNDPIAVKDVPFIYSICFLFITIVGPGKYSLDYYFLNK
- a CDS encoding alpha/beta fold hydrolase, which codes for MKNQVYYKNVEINGVTIFYRQVGNPEKPVLLLLHGFPSSSHMFRDLMNELSDSFYLIAPDYPGFGQSDAPDVKEFQYTFDNLSIVIEAFIDALKLKNINFYVQDYGGPIGYRIASRRPELVQSFIVQNANAYIEGLGEALAPLAAYIENDTDEAERGARKFLEFEATRWTYLDGASEPEKISPDSYSLDQYYLNRLGNDLIQLALFKNYGTNIALYKEWQDYFKKMQPKMLIIWGKNDKMFIEAGGWAYRNNLPNAEIHQLDGGHFLLEEYHLKMADLIKDFYNK
- a CDS encoding RNA methyltransferase; translated protein: MNDNFINEYFGIGIQNGKTPENLGVLWRSAQNLGATFIFTIGNRYAKQACDTHDAVKAIPYFHYDTFEAFFENLPKGARLVGVELTDKAVDLETFEHPRRCVYLLGAEDHGLSKKSMEKCHHLVKFKSEKSLNVAVAGTIIMYDRNLPKPRS
- a CDS encoding pyridoxamine 5'-phosphate oxidase family protein, which encodes MNYQELAFSDAIKEIQEKKGSRSSYDRMQKMSYTDGLTDSEKAFIESQDSFYMASYGENEYPYIQHRGGPQGFVKVIDADTIGIIDFVGNRQYISAGNISKNPKVAIIMVSYPHRARLKMYAEAQILSVEDNPDLFEKLKPEDYKFRPEQIMIFKIKAYDWNCPQHITQRYTVAEIKEVFDLQKKHITDLEQQIKDLEALLSKK
- a CDS encoding hydrolase translates to MKKILSTVLLVVGTTALLAQKPSPSLLNPTNHALILIDYQSQMAFATKNIDSELLRNNAALVAGTSKIFNIPTVVTTVAETTFSGPVFPEIQEFYPKASSNYIDRTTMNCWEDVNAQKAATSKGKKTLVMGGLWTSVCIVGPVLSAINEGYTVYVITDASGDVSKEAHEMAVTRMVQAGARPITSLQYILELQRDWARSETYKPVTDLIVKYGGAYGIGIQYARTVIKH
- a CDS encoding tetratricopeptide repeat-containing sensor histidine kinase; the encoded protein is MKAFHFLIFFIVISFQGQSQGKLNKVSYNIDKQRLLIKSTAMYLSSVSQGTIDIDSAMVLACTANKLPVSFSFDENYNDDEGESQRAIKMVDQNNIPAALKLLPKLEKTEQIKLFLHLGSYYLFMPGEKKHDLKISLSYIKQAIDLSNSLGILKWKLQSNTLLAKYYTQADNASESKRLFSKVVNENRILKDPKSLADILNNQGTYLAINDPDKEKILTEAMSIYKSLHQKELEIEVLMKILTIHFWAGNIDLAEKELLKALELQKQIGFLHTHYTTAPLAYIYTIKNDLKKALVYAIEGTKTMEGTNDLICADNFYLRLGSVYSALEHNEEAINLFKKSFNKRTKGINSGSWYKSLYLIIQTLCLEKKYKEALHYIALTDNYPPTNTLDSYYLSYAKATSYEEMKNYAKAEKFYIEMDKYAQMIITPKTVISILFGYTKMSLFYAKKGNALKAAIYADKVASLAEKMNHTVKFQELELALFKIDSINGNYASSMKHYQNFTKIHDSLYDIAKNRKIEELKIQYETLKKEESINTLEVKSKLQETELDKSKLLINFSIGIILLLFIIIGLFYNHYQLKQKNNKKLELKEKEISLKNKSLQNLVLEKEWLIKEIHHRVKNNLQTVMSLLNSQTEFIEDDLALSTIKSSQLRIHAMSLIHQKLYMSENIASINMPIYINELVEYLRDSFHSNQHIRFVIDIEELELEVTQAIPVGLIINEAVTNALKYAFPDNRDGIISLSLISTESDQYTLTVKDNGIGIPINDNKVKTSFGMSLIKGLCEDLDAVFSIENNNGTVIQLTFEKNILDVQEISSDEL
- a CDS encoding alpha/beta fold hydrolase, with the translated sequence MNSDSMQSTKVSHKTSSIDSIKIAYREAGEIGNPVLLLLHGFPSSSHMFRNVIPLLSKHFYVIAPDLPAFGFSDIPNPEVFKYSFENYSNLVSRFLEKLKINKASFYLFDYGAPILMRVFMKRPEMIEMLIFQNGNIYNEGVGDVLKEVSRLYREVNFESFIKLKRFFEYDYTKWEYLNGVQDVSNISPEAYNLDQFLMDREGVKAIQMELKGDYKTNVALYDIWQDFLKLLQPRTLIVWGENDEVFKKEGAQMLHEDLIYSKLVFYPTGHFALEEFAEDIADEIIKYWYLKF
- a CDS encoding sigma 54-interacting transcriptional regulator, which produces MEFQKNAANDQMKILIVEDQFIEANDLRYILQKADYQVIGVAKSVSQALELIEQERPDLVFLDIRLRGKETGIDLARELNKNHIGFIYLSANSNKSILEEAKKTHPYGFIVKPFRPKDVLITLEIASYRHRHSIESQSQQENILKESIETITCSTLKWEHALVELAKELQTYVPFDYIRAGYVKDDPNPLGLMRKNFDNYEVIDHEKFSKITGKSKQELLDLKENSPKLEFPKIYEGDVFNHVFQNSPIKRMVIQSFGLKSFLALPVRIENRGVFNFFFFSRNPAVYTNDHLSILTKLETILAKFVVKRNDLKSDKPVSTIKKKIPVKTEINSPEFCSMIGSSEKILTVFDHIQKVAHSDTSVLILGESGTGKEKVAQSIHQLSPRKNKPFVVINCGAVPDNLAESLFFGHEKGAFTGALERRIGKFEAAEGGTIFLDEIGEMPMLMQIKLLRVLQEKEIERVGSNLPIKVNVRIIAATNRNLEEEIAAGRFRLDLYYRLHVFPITVPALRERRDDIPALVSHFMDSFSKSSAIKIPQITDQALQQLITYDWPGNIRELEHIVQRAILLNADSVIKEIPLPNASKSSSEEKTQEFLVQSIHDNERDYITYILKRCKGKISGKGGAAEILNIPASTLYSKMKKLGVNSLNQ